The DNA sequence ATAGAGGTAATACAATTCCTTTCAATTATACCTTTTGGCTTAATCCAAAAAGAGGTTTTAAATTTCCTGCAACTTGAGTTAGCTAACATAGTTGGTTTTCAAGCAAGAATATTTAACGCACAACCCATACCACAATATGCGTTCAATTCAAAAAGGAACCAGTACCATTCTACAAGAATTCTGGAAAGTCTAAAACAAATAAAAGCAAGAGGAGAATTGATTCTTGGTATTGTGGACGTAGACTTATACGTACCAGAATTAAACTTTGTTTTCGGAGAAGCTAACATATTAGACAGTGTCTGTATCATATCGATAATGAGGCTTCGCCAGGAATATTATGGTTTACCTAAAAATAATAAGCTCTTTTTGGAACGTATTCTAAAAGAAGCAATTCACGAGATTGGCCATACTTACGGCTTAGCTCATTGTGATAACCCAAAATGCATCATGCATTTCTCAAATTCTCTCAGAGATACCGATACAAAAGGGCCGAGCTTCTGCTTCAGATGCGAGGTGAAAATCAAGTAAAGTTATACAATATTTATGCATACTTACCCAACAGTACTTGTACAGAGAAAGTATTCTGGTTATTTTAAAAACTACAAAAATAAAAATTTCTCTCCAGTGAAAGAAAATTGATTTTGACTCAAAGGTTTTTTCTTGGAATAATTTAAACATATAAAATATAATTAAAAAAAAGAAGTAAATTTTCATACTATAAAAACGATAAAGAGTAAATTTAATGAATGATAACAATAAACAAAAAGAGCAAGAGGAAATAGAAATCCGTAAGGTACTGGATAACTATGCAACTCATAGTCCTTACAGATTAAATCCAGACACGAAAATTGTGGATAGGGTAGTAAAAGGGCTAGCTATGCGTAAAATGAAATATGGGTATGCATATTGTCCTTGTCGATTAGTTATGGGAGACGCAGAAAAAGATAAAAAAATCATTTGTCCGTGCGTTTATCATGTTGAAGAAATTGCACGTGACGAAGAATGTCATTGTAATCTTTTTGTAAGCGCAAGATATCAAATAAAAGATACTTGATGTAAAAGAAAGAAAAGGCCTTTAATTTGCTGTAATAAACAGAAACCATATTGGAACAAACGATTGTTCACCTTATATCATTCATTTATGCATGCTATCTTTGTTATTTTGTGTTAAACAATACGAGAAGATTCAGAAAGGAGAATCGTTATGTCTGAAGACGTAGTTGTGCTTACCGATGCAAATTTTGAGGCAGAAGTGTTGAAGTCAAATATCCCTGTATTAGTGGATTTTTGGGCAGCGTGGTGTGGCCCATGCAGACAATTAGCTCCCGTAATAGATGAACTAGCAAAAGAATATAAAGGGAAGGCTAAAGTCGGAAAATTTGATACGGAAGAAAACAATAGCATCCCCGCCAAATTTGGGATCACAGCAATACCTACCATTATCGTGTTTAAAAATGGAAATACGGTGAATAAGATGGTAGGGGTAAAATCGAAGAAAGACTTAAAAGCAGCTCTGGATGCGCAATTAACATAATTGCAATCATTCGCCCTAACAATTACTAAAGTCGCAAAGATAAAAGCAGAGATAAATCGGAACAACCCATCTTACAAAGGATAAAGATTATTATCCTCCCAATTATAAACACTGTTGGCAAGTTTTTATATGCCTTTATCGCTTGGAGTTTTCCTTTACGTTCTCTGCATCTTTGCGATTAACTATGACCCCAGGAGATCCCGAAGCTTAGCTGCTATATCACCACTCTTCATCAATGTCTCGCCAATTAAAACAGCATTAACTCCATTCTTGAATAATTTTACTATTTCAGCACGTGATGTAATGCCACTCTCGCTCACAACAATCTTTTCGCTGGAAATCATAGATCGTAGTTGAAAGGTAGTCTCCATGTCAGTCGTAAATGTCGCAAGATTCCGGTTATTTATACCAATAATATCAGCATTCGTTTGTAAGACCTTTTTTAATTCTGGTTCTGAATGCACTTCTACCAGGCAATCCATGCTGAGTTCTTTTGCCAGTTCTAAAAAATACTGAATTTTTTCTCGAGAAGAAGTGCGGCAATAAGCAGTATGGCATCCGCCCCGGCAGACCGAGCTTCGTAAATTTGGTATGGATCAATGATGAAATCCTTTCTGAGAATTGGTAAATTTGTGGTTTCTTTTACTCCGGTTAAATATGATAAGCTTCCCTGAAAAAACCTTTCATCGGTAAGTACGGAAATAGCTGCAGCGCCATGGACTTCATACATATGGGCAATTTCTATTGGATTAAAATTTTCCCTGATAATACCTAAAGACGGAGAAGCCTTTTTAATTTCCGCGATAATACAAATATTGGCATCAGATTTTAGGGCAGCACCAAATGGCCTTGTCCTTTGCCCTTTTCTGCTATTCTCTTTTAAAACTTCAATGGGGATACGCTTTTTGTTTTCAGCGACTTCATATAATTTATACTTGTAAATCTCATCTAAAATTGTCATGACTGTTTTCGCCTCATTAAAAAACTTATAAAACGGTTATTTCTATCAGGAAATGCGTCTGTTGCAATAAGCATTTGCAGAGAGGAAACAGATTGAACGAGGCGAAAAGAGACCCATGAGCATAATACTAATCTCATGGTAAGATACACTGTATGGTAAATAAAAAGTTTGAGAAGAAAGCTGCATGATAAAGTCACAAATAATGCTACAGCTGCATAGAGACAATATTTATACCGGTAGCGGATACCGTATCCAAGCCCCATCATGAGTAATCCAATTACAATGGAGCCAAACCCATATCCCCGTAGAGCAAGGCCTTGACTAATAGTCAGTGCCAAAATGCTGAGGATAATGCTCAATATACCCAGGAATATCACCAGATTTGCTACTTTTCCTACACGTTGTGCGTGATTCATAAAATATTTTTCATTCGTTTTAAATTTTACCCAATAGGATAAGAATACCGATAATAATAAAAGCGATAGCTGCTCCCACTTTAATAAAATTAAGAGGCACAAATTTCGTTATAACTGAACCTACAGCAACACCAATAACCGTAACCAGAGCAAACGCAAGCATAGTGCCAACAAAAACAAGTACAGGTTTATTTGTCTTGCTAGTCATAAGGATAGAAGCAAGCTGTGTCTTATCCCCTAGCTCAGCTAAAAATATGGTAATAAAGGTGCTTGCAATAATCTTCCAATCCATATCAGTACATTTCCTCTCTATATAT is a window from the Candidatus Jettenia sp. genome containing:
- a CDS encoding archaemetzincin family Zn-dependent metalloprotease, whose product is MRIEVIQFLSIIPFGLIQKEVLNFLQLELANIVGFQARIFNAQPIPQYAFNSKRNQYHSTRILESLKQIKARGELILGIVDVDLYVPELNFVFGEANILDSVCIISIMRLRQEYYGLPKNNKLFLERILKEAIHEIGHTYGLAHCDNPKCIMHFSNSLRDTDTKGPSFCFRCEVKIK
- the trxA gene encoding thioredoxin, giving the protein MSEDVVVLTDANFEAEVLKSNIPVLVDFWAAWCGPCRQLAPVIDELAKEYKGKAKVGKFDTEENNSIPAKFGITAIPTIIVFKNGNTVNKMVGVKSKKDLKAALDAQLT
- a CDS encoding indole-3-glycerol phosphate synthase TrpC, whose amino-acid sequence is MTILDEIYKYKLYEVAENKKRIPIEVLKENSRKGQRTRPFGAALKSDANICIIAEIKKASPSLGIIRENFNPIEIAHMYEVHGAAAISVLTDERFFQGSLSYLTGVKETTNLPILRKDFIIDPYQIYEARSAGADAILLIAALLLEKKFSIF
- a CDS encoding TMEM165/GDT1 family protein, with protein sequence MDWKIIASTFITIFLAELGDKTQLASILMTSKTNKPVLVFVGTMLAFALVTVIGVAVGSVITKFVPLNFIKVGAAIAFIIIGILILLGKI